The Thalassotalea sp. HSM 43 genome window below encodes:
- a CDS encoding polysaccharide biosynthesis tyrosine autokinase yields MSQEQLKHPKKSPATEQEHADDIDFARYFNLLLENKMLIVSVTAVFAVIGIVFALLQTPIYKADALVQIEQKASGVPGLGDMEELFGAESKAITEIELLKSRKVLGDAVDNLKLDIVARPKHLGRLGQYFARTYLGKDPGNVFNQPFIGNFFSNTYAWGGEHIHVTQMSVSDSYLGKTFELIATGPNSFDLTLNETIVLRGKTNSVASNDDGSVQLLVTDIKAEFGTAFVITKLYRADAIAQLQRSLQVAEKGKQSGILTLALEAADRKKAKKTLNAIADAFLLQNVKRMSQEVEKSIEFLNEELPKIDSKQIAAEETLNQFRLKNDSVDLTLETESVLDQLVEIDTKIHELSFLEVDIAQKYTQEHPKYLSLLAKKSDLAAQKARLNASIKDLPKAQQQILRMARDVEVNQQIYLALLNKVQELNVVKASTVGNINIVDYAQVGRFPIKPRKPLIVVIITMVGGLLAVAFVILKAAFHRGVTNPQEFEDVGLTIYATIPLSEEHIKRTQLAKLRERVKRNKRKQQRHELLAEVNPSDMAIEAIRSLRTSLHFAMMEAKNNVVMIAGASPEVGKSFIATNLATVIAQTGQKVLLIDGDMRKGYMHKILQIPAKPGLSDHLIGQLTLDETIMSSGIENLDFITRGEIPPNPSELLMSERFSKVILHASTEYDLVIIDTPPILAVTDAAIIGNHAGTSLMLARYDQSPLKEIITATNRFDLNGVEIKGVIFNAVEKRNSNYGYYNYGYEYK; encoded by the coding sequence ATGAGTCAAGAGCAACTGAAACACCCAAAAAAAAGCCCTGCAACCGAGCAAGAACACGCCGATGATATCGATTTTGCGCGTTATTTTAACTTATTGCTAGAAAACAAAATGTTGATTGTGTCGGTCACGGCGGTGTTTGCGGTTATTGGCATCGTCTTTGCCTTATTGCAAACCCCGATATACAAAGCCGATGCGTTAGTGCAAATCGAACAAAAAGCCAGTGGTGTTCCAGGATTAGGTGACATGGAAGAGCTGTTTGGCGCAGAATCGAAGGCAATCACTGAAATCGAGTTGTTAAAATCTCGTAAAGTGCTGGGTGATGCCGTCGATAATTTAAAACTGGATATTGTTGCTAGACCAAAACACTTAGGTCGTTTAGGACAATACTTTGCCCGCACGTATTTAGGCAAAGATCCTGGGAACGTTTTTAACCAACCATTCATCGGTAATTTTTTCTCGAATACCTATGCGTGGGGCGGTGAGCACATCCATGTGACGCAAATGAGTGTCTCTGATAGTTATTTGGGTAAAACCTTTGAGTTGATCGCGACCGGCCCAAATTCTTTTGATTTAACCTTGAACGAAACCATTGTCTTGCGCGGTAAAACCAATTCAGTTGCCAGCAATGACGATGGCAGTGTGCAATTGTTGGTAACTGATATAAAAGCCGAATTTGGCACCGCGTTTGTGATCACCAAATTGTATCGTGCGGATGCGATTGCGCAATTGCAACGAAGCTTACAAGTGGCGGAAAAAGGTAAACAATCGGGCATTTTAACCTTGGCTTTGGAAGCCGCGGATCGAAAAAAAGCGAAGAAAACTCTAAACGCCATTGCCGATGCGTTTTTATTGCAGAACGTTAAACGCATGAGCCAAGAAGTGGAAAAGTCCATTGAGTTCTTAAACGAAGAACTGCCAAAAATTGATTCGAAACAAATCGCCGCGGAGGAGACTCTAAATCAATTTCGATTAAAAAATGATTCAGTGGATTTGACGCTGGAGACGGAATCGGTATTGGATCAATTGGTCGAGATCGACACCAAAATACATGAGCTGAGTTTCTTGGAAGTGGATATCGCGCAAAAATACACGCAAGAGCATCCGAAATACCTGTCTTTATTGGCGAAAAAAAGCGATCTTGCCGCACAAAAAGCGCGCTTAAATGCCTCAATTAAAGATTTACCAAAAGCGCAACAACAAATTTTACGTATGGCTCGCGATGTTGAGGTGAATCAGCAAATTTATCTGGCCTTACTCAATAAAGTGCAAGAGTTGAATGTAGTTAAAGCCTCGACAGTGGGGAATATCAACATTGTAGATTACGCGCAAGTTGGTCGCTTTCCTATAAAGCCTAGAAAACCATTGATTGTGGTGATTATCACTATGGTCGGCGGTTTATTGGCGGTGGCTTTTGTGATCTTAAAAGCGGCGTTTCATCGCGGTGTCACTAACCCACAAGAATTTGAAGATGTAGGGCTGACCATTTACGCCACTATTCCATTATCGGAAGAGCATATTAAACGCACACAATTGGCGAAACTGCGAGAGCGTGTCAAACGCAACAAACGCAAACAACAACGTCATGAATTACTCGCTGAAGTTAACCCGAGTGATATGGCTATTGAAGCGATCCGAAGCCTTCGCACTTCACTGCACTTTGCGATGATGGAAGCGAAAAACAATGTGGTGATGATTGCGGGTGCGAGTCCTGAAGTAGGCAAGTCATTTATAGCCACCAATTTGGCAACCGTTATTGCACAAACAGGGCAAAAAGTTTTACTTATTGATGGCGACATGCGAAAAGGCTACATGCATAAAATTTTGCAAATTCCCGCCAAACCGGGTCTATCGGACCATTTAATTGGCCAATTGACACTTGATGAGACAATCATGTCATCAGGAATTGAAAATCTAGATTTTATTACCCGCGGTGAGATACCTCCCAACCCGAGTGAACTACTGATGAGTGAACGATTTAGCAAGGTAATCTTGCACGCCTCAACAGAATATGACTTGGTTATTATAGATACTCCTCCTATTTTAGCCGTTACTGATGCTGCTATTATTGGCAATCATGCTGGTACTTCATTGATGTTGGCGCGTTACGATCAAAGCCCACTGAAAGAAATCATCACTGCTACCAACCGATTTGACTTAAATGGCGTGGAGATTAAAGGGGTGATATTTAATGCGGTGGAAAAACGTAATTCCAATTACGGCTATTATAATTATGGCTATGAGTATAAATAG
- a CDS encoding polysaccharide export protein, with translation MNKLSTFTASLMLLSLGACTIPGGHIEGVHADDQEELSEQEQFDITQQVNTILITPQVLNGIKEAEPTASQNPLLEKELQNYAYSVGIGDILTITVYDHPELTTPAGQFRDPEDAGNLVDASGSIFYPYIGRVYVAQKSVAQIREELTQKLSRYIENPQIDVKVAAYRSKRTYVTGAVHQPNVMPIGNIPVTLLDAINNAGGIKEDADWRSVILTRDSNDERLDLYALYQKGDMSQNRLLRHNDIIHVPRNDATKVFVMGEVKKAATLPIHRSGLTLAEALGNVGGFDEMTADASGIFVLRASDDADKVADVYQLDASNAAALILATQFHLKPMDLVYVTSAPIARWNKVISLLLPTVRGLDDLNDLENDL, from the coding sequence ATGAACAAACTATCAACCTTTACCGCCTCACTAATGTTATTAAGTCTTGGCGCTTGTACTATCCCAGGCGGTCACATCGAAGGCGTGCATGCCGATGACCAAGAAGAGCTTAGCGAACAAGAGCAATTTGATATCACGCAACAAGTCAATACCATTTTGATCACCCCGCAAGTTTTAAACGGCATCAAAGAGGCCGAGCCTACGGCAAGTCAAAACCCACTACTTGAAAAAGAGTTGCAAAATTATGCGTACAGTGTCGGTATCGGCGATATTTTAACCATAACGGTATACGATCACCCTGAGCTAACGACACCAGCCGGTCAATTTCGCGATCCAGAGGATGCGGGTAATTTGGTTGATGCTTCTGGAAGCATTTTCTACCCATATATAGGTCGTGTGTATGTGGCACAAAAAAGTGTGGCGCAAATACGTGAAGAGCTGACACAAAAGTTAAGCCGTTACATTGAAAACCCACAAATTGATGTAAAAGTTGCAGCGTATCGTTCGAAAAGAACCTACGTGACCGGCGCGGTTCATCAACCAAATGTCATGCCCATTGGCAATATACCTGTAACCCTATTGGATGCCATCAACAACGCTGGCGGCATTAAAGAAGATGCGGATTGGCGTAGCGTGATTTTAACCCGTGATTCAAACGATGAACGTTTGGATCTATACGCTTTGTATCAAAAAGGCGATATGAGTCAAAACCGTCTATTGCGTCATAATGATATCATTCATGTACCGCGCAACGACGCGACCAAAGTGTTCGTGATGGGGGAAGTAAAAAAAGCCGCAACCTTACCGATTCATCGCTCAGGGTTAACCTTGGCTGAAGCCTTGGGTAATGTCGGGGGTTTTGATGAAATGACCGCCGATGCCAGTGGCATCTTTGTTCTTCGCGCAAGCGATGACGCAGATAAAGTGGCCGATGTCTATCAATTGGATGCATCCAATGCTGCGGCCTTAATTTTGGCCACTCAATTTCATTTAAAGCCGATGGATTTGGTGTATGTCACCAGTGCCCCCATCGCTCGATGGAACAAAGTCATTTCCTTGCTGTTACCGACGGTTCGTGGATTGGATGACTTAAACGATTTAGAAAACGATCTGTAA
- a CDS encoding low molecular weight phosphotyrosine protein phosphatase (Wzb shows phosphatase activity towards the autophosphorylated Wzc protein, which induces colanic acid biosynthesis; catalyzes the phosphorylation of UDP-glucose dehydrogenase, an enzyme involved in colanic acid biosynthesis), with amino-acid sequence MFNKILIVCVGNICRSPSAERLLQQHLPNKNITSAGLGALVGHGIETHMAAILEQHGVKSDGHSAKQIGLELVNEVDLILVMEKKHQQSLMQKYPSASGKIMLLGKWHNDEEVPDPYRKSQDVFEHAYALIHKHCSAWASKIR; translated from the coding sequence ATGTTCAATAAAATTCTCATTGTTTGCGTTGGTAACATTTGTCGAAGCCCAAGTGCGGAGCGATTGTTGCAGCAGCATTTGCCCAATAAAAATATTACCAGCGCAGGACTTGGTGCTTTGGTCGGGCACGGTATTGAAACGCATATGGCAGCGATACTAGAGCAACACGGGGTTAAAAGCGATGGGCATAGTGCCAAGCAGATTGGTTTAGAGTTGGTCAATGAGGTCGACCTAATCTTAGTCATGGAGAAAAAGCATCAACAATCGTTAATGCAAAAATACCCATCAGCGTCCGGTAAAATTATGCTGTTGGGTAAATGGCACAATGATGAAGAAGTCCCTGATCCGTACAGAAAAAGCCAAGACGTATTTGAACACGCCTATGCACTCATACATAAACACTGCAGCGCCTGGGCAAGCAAAATTCGCTAA
- the rfaH gene encoding transcription/translation regulatory transformer protein RfaH, protein MSTDFQGNWYVLTSKPRDEQRAHDNLVSQGFEVFLPKVSTVKKRQGIKSVSLEPLFPNYLFIQLDPKSSNFNAIRSTRGVGSFVRFGANHAVIAKDMIEQMKQNQESDNSAKTLNDMLRFQRGDKVAINHGPFAGLEAIYKAKDGLERSVLMVKMLGQENDVCVDNQHFDKTG, encoded by the coding sequence AGCAAACCAAGGGACGAACAACGCGCCCATGATAATCTAGTATCTCAAGGATTTGAGGTTTTTCTGCCAAAAGTTTCAACCGTGAAAAAAAGACAAGGAATTAAGTCAGTATCTCTTGAGCCACTATTCCCCAATTATTTGTTTATTCAACTCGACCCTAAGAGCTCGAATTTCAATGCTATTCGTTCGACGCGTGGCGTTGGGAGCTTTGTGAGGTTTGGAGCGAATCATGCGGTGATTGCTAAGGACATGATTGAACAAATGAAACAAAATCAAGAGTCGGATAATTCTGCTAAAACGTTAAATGATATGTTACGTTTTCAACGCGGTGATAAGGTCGCGATTAATCATGGACCATTCGCTGGCCTTGAAGCCATATATAAAGCAAAAGATGGCCTAGAACGCAGTGTTTTAATGGTTAAAATGTTAGGACAAGAAAACGACGTATGCGTTGATAATCAACATTTTGATAAAACTGGTTAG